A window of Microcystis aeruginosa FD4 contains these coding sequences:
- a CDS encoding formylglycine-generating enzyme family protein, producing the protein MSESPSNSSIKKLLDYLEQTGLIERLQLSDEDVADSIWLALQMGVEDLQPPPRNPENKQPIDSSTSNEIEKNLEDIPEDKLSKSQPNIDVITEESLPKEIEKTTPIQGFPFQVPAAAALQTALPISRALRPFMGKVPSAIKTILDEEATASFIAERDIWLPVTKPQPERWLTLELVVEESRSSFIWRELINELQNLLENQGAFKTVRVWQLSTSNNQELQLVRRRKKGKPGQRYHSHKELIHPRGQGLVLLVSDCVSPLWQKALIHSWLKDWSEKQPTAILQLFPERLWNSTQLGRGRKLFTTALTAGVPNPKLILKNYPQWLPINWQNTLLIPVITLETEVLKQWAKVVAGSGNAQISAFLFDLEFIKQQIIEISPISREENKQDSEDKNSIKNKAEAMVERFFATASEPAKKLAKMMAAAPVSMQVVNLIRKTLLNEVRPVHVAEFYMGGLLKPIVENEEGQYRVYDFLPGVRQVLNDAIGRRQTIKVLDAISQYIAGEIKSPIRSFAALLTLLPTYPPEQREKILPFAQVSIEVLGNLGGEYAEFAEKIAVNISNPLPIPQPSQPPLKTSIFDVATIEILETRTFEFTLATIERQSQRSRFEPKKWVIKKEKRQAEGIVQKLAEGVELELMEIPGGTFTMGTEDEEIERLVKKFGWEGYRRERPQHRVTVSSFYMGRYPITQAQWRAIAATAKIDIDLETNPSYFKGNELPVEKVNWYEATEFCKRLSRETKREYRLPSEAEWEYACRAGTTTAFHFGETITADLANYRAPETYADEPKGEYRRKTTPVGYFQVANAFGLYDMHGNVWEWCADTWHENYQGEPPRDGSVWDEDNNDNRYQNSLISTKELLTDKRYCVLRGGSWYDDPNSCRSAYRNHYNRRDNGNYLGFRVVCGAGRTL; encoded by the coding sequence ATGAGTGAATCCCCATCTAATTCATCAATTAAAAAACTATTAGATTATCTAGAGCAAACAGGACTAATCGAACGGTTACAACTCAGTGATGAAGATGTAGCTGATAGCATCTGGTTGGCCCTACAAATGGGAGTTGAAGACTTGCAACCACCCCCAAGAAATCCAGAAAATAAACAGCCAATAGATTCATCAACTTCTAATGAAATAGAGAAAAATTTAGAGGACATTCCAGAAGATAAACTATCAAAATCTCAGCCAAATATCGATGTTATTACCGAAGAATCTCTCCCCAAAGAAATAGAGAAAACTACCCCAATCCAAGGCTTTCCTTTTCAAGTTCCTGCTGCCGCGGCACTACAGACAGCACTCCCGATTAGTCGCGCTTTGCGTCCTTTCATGGGAAAAGTTCCCTCAGCCATTAAAACGATTCTAGATGAAGAAGCAACCGCTTCTTTTATTGCAGAAAGGGATATTTGGCTACCTGTGACTAAACCCCAACCGGAACGCTGGTTAACCCTCGAATTAGTAGTAGAAGAATCTAGATCCTCTTTTATTTGGCGAGAATTAATTAATGAGTTACAAAATCTCTTAGAAAATCAAGGAGCATTTAAAACCGTCAGAGTTTGGCAACTATCAACCTCAAATAATCAAGAATTACAGTTAGTAAGACGCAGAAAAAAAGGTAAACCAGGACAACGTTATCACTCCCATAAAGAACTTATTCATCCTAGGGGACAGGGATTAGTTTTATTAGTAAGTGATTGTGTTTCTCCTCTCTGGCAAAAAGCCTTAATTCATTCTTGGCTAAAAGATTGGTCGGAAAAACAACCCACCGCTATTCTGCAACTTTTCCCCGAAAGATTATGGAATAGTACCCAACTAGGACGGGGACGTAAACTCTTTACCACTGCTTTAACTGCTGGGGTTCCCAATCCGAAATTAATCTTAAAAAATTATCCCCAATGGCTACCGATTAACTGGCAAAATACCCTTCTCATTCCCGTAATCACGTTAGAAACAGAAGTCCTCAAACAATGGGCAAAAGTTGTCGCTGGTTCAGGTAATGCTCAGATTTCCGCTTTTTTATTTGATTTAGAATTTATTAAACAACAAATTATTGAAATTTCTCCTATATCCAGAGAGGAAAATAAGCAAGACAGCGAAGATAAAAACAGCATTAAAAATAAAGCCGAGGCAATGGTCGAGCGATTTTTTGCCACCGCTTCAGAACCAGCCAAAAAATTAGCAAAAATGATGGCAGCTGCCCCGGTAAGTATGCAGGTGGTCAATCTTATTCGTAAAACTCTTTTAAACGAAGTGCGTCCCGTTCATGTGGCAGAATTCTACATGGGAGGTCTATTAAAACCGATTGTAGAAAATGAAGAAGGACAGTATCGAGTCTATGACTTTTTGCCCGGGGTACGTCAAGTCTTAAATGATGCTATCGGTAGGCGACAAACTATCAAGGTACTCGATGCTATTTCCCAATATATTGCCGGGGAAATTAAAAGTCCTATCCGCAGTTTTGCCGCTTTATTAACCCTATTACCCACCTATCCCCCAGAACAAAGAGAAAAAATTCTTCCCTTTGCTCAAGTCAGCATCGAAGTCTTAGGCAATCTGGGGGGAGAATACGCAGAATTCGCCGAAAAAATCGCCGTTAATATCTCCAATCCCCTTCCAATCCCTCAACCCTCCCAACCTCCCTTAAAAACCTCTATCTTTGACGTTGCCACCATCGAAATCCTAGAAACCCGTACCTTTGAATTTACCCTAGCAACCATAGAACGTCAGTCTCAAAGAAGTCGTTTTGAACCAAAAAAATGGGTAATTAAAAAGGAAAAAAGGCAAGCAGAAGGCATTGTCCAAAAACTAGCCGAGGGAGTCGAATTGGAATTGATGGAAATCCCTGGCGGCACATTCACGATGGGAACGGAAGACGAGGAAATCGAAAGACTGGTGAAAAAATTTGGTTGGGAAGGATATAGAAGGGAAAGACCACAACACCGAGTAACCGTTTCCTCTTTCTACATGGGGCGTTATCCCATCACCCAAGCACAGTGGAGAGCTATCGCAGCAACCGCTAAAATAGACATCGACCTAGAGACAAACCCTTCTTACTTTAAAGGGAATGAGCTACCCGTAGAAAAAGTTAACTGGTATGAAGCAACAGAATTCTGTAAACGACTATCAAGGGAAACAAAACGGGAGTATCGGCTGCCGAGTGAGGCAGAATGGGAATATGCCTGTAGAGCGGGGACAACAACCGCCTTTCACTTTGGGGAAACGATAACGGCAGATTTAGCTAACTATCGAGCTCCTGAAACCTATGCCGATGAACCAAAAGGAGAATATCGACGTAAAACAACCCCAGTGGGCTATTTTCAGGTAGCTAACGCCTTCGGGTTATACGATATGCACGGAAACGTTTGGGAGTGGTGTGCCGATACCTGGCACGAGAATTATCAAGGTGAGCCGCCGAGAGACGGAAGCGTTTGGGACGAAGACAATAATGATAATCGTTATCAAAACTCATTAATTAGCACAAAAGAACTCTTGACAGATAAACGATACTGTGTATTGCGGGGCGGTTCTTGGTACGACGATCCAAATAGCTGCCGTTCCGCTTACCGCAACCACTACAACCGCCGCGACAACGGCAACTACCTCGGTTTTCGGGTGGTGTGCGGTGCTGGGAGGACTCTGTAA
- a CDS encoding AAA family ATPase, with translation MKDWKIFTGNQDPTDAWTLPEPPSWRPFGKEKQLGESRRKHRGETFLVREEEIKMVNAALYLRRPLLVTGKPGTGKSSLAYKVAQELKLGEVLYWPITTHTTLKDGLYNYDAIGRLQEVKLLEREQKELTPEERKDQLKQIEKYITLGPLGTALLESEKPRILLIDEIDKSDIDLPNDLLTLFEEGRFEIPELVRLKEEVPRVDVRTAYTDTTDITKKDIKTPIENGLVICKAFPFVILTSNGERDFPAPFLRRCLRLTMKEPEKPDLIKIIEAHLEETITNNPDIDKLIDNFIQKRNSQTLATDQLLNAIFMVKKGAISTQDDLISQLLKDLGTIEDE, from the coding sequence ATGAAAGACTGGAAAATTTTTACAGGAAATCAGGATCCCACAGACGCTTGGACATTACCAGAACCCCCCAGCTGGCGACCTTTTGGCAAAGAAAAGCAACTGGGAGAAAGTCGTCGTAAGCATCGGGGAGAAACCTTTCTAGTGCGCGAAGAAGAAATTAAAATGGTCAATGCAGCCTTGTATTTACGGCGACCTTTATTAGTAACTGGCAAACCGGGGACAGGAAAGTCATCTCTTGCCTATAAAGTCGCCCAAGAATTAAAATTAGGAGAAGTATTATACTGGCCGATTACCACCCATACTACCCTAAAAGATGGACTATATAACTATGATGCGATCGGTCGATTACAGGAAGTTAAATTACTGGAACGAGAGCAAAAAGAATTAACCCCAGAAGAACGAAAAGACCAATTAAAACAGATTGAAAAATATATTACCCTTGGACCTTTGGGAACCGCATTATTAGAGTCAGAAAAGCCAAGAATACTGTTAATTGATGAAATTGATAAGAGTGATATCGATTTACCCAATGATTTACTCACCTTATTTGAAGAAGGACGCTTTGAAATTCCCGAATTAGTTAGGCTAAAAGAAGAAGTTCCAAGGGTTGATGTCCGAACTGCTTATACCGATACAACCGACATTACCAAGAAAGATATAAAAACACCTATAGAAAATGGTTTAGTTATCTGTAAGGCTTTTCCTTTTGTGATTTTAACTAGCAATGGAGAACGAGACTTTCCTGCACCTTTTTTGCGTCGTTGTCTCCGTTTAACCATGAAAGAGCCAGAGAAACCCGACTTAATTAAAATAATCGAGGCACATTTAGAAGAAACAATTACTAACAATCCAGACATCGATAAACTGATTGATAACTTCATTCAAAAGCGCAATTCACAAACCCTAGCTACGGATCAATTACTTAATGCTATTTTTATGGTCAAAAAAGGAGCTATATCAACTCAAGATGACCTCATTAGTCAACTTTTGAAAGATTTGGGGACGATAGAAGATGAGTGA
- a CDS encoding VMAP-C domain-containing protein, whose product MVASLEFSVVRIYKQRKNQDDKIEIVGAGFLISSEYLITCAHVVNESLGLIVTSAEKPTDIIECDFPIIASGTSLKTTVEVWYPVKINSNDPQDIVILKLKDSVPSQAQPVSLITYEIGDLSDHNYKAYGFSRNDGVWSDGKIQGDIANNKIQIEDNKSTGYAVEGGFSGTAIWDEQLGGVVGMAVMADKEKLVAKSAFFIPTNVLLKAWDRLLDIAQVEGRIPEIISWIRCVFENNNYQDQLNTAYENLVIEVGDHLVDLPRVITSSWSDFIEIIYQLDERHFTYASRSKFSWLEIFIGYLIIQLTSTDALAKLLKEWLKKYQTKWEVLINTLENNLKHRLPNIAQKSTDKNPCLFVSLTEENKSLMLRAWIVKDINNYHPTEKEPQKRGEYQSLTPNEGISLGNHLQENELINHLKKFKRESENICQSSLEKVQFFLPYRFIEKEIKPIDLFLIDEVATATGCDPHHWGVDHEIIMRFSERITAENINNQQSYLWMKKCQLFRNIQQQNLSQILKCEEEIQQLIESNNQQTVILKKTLANNDHPNKILKYHKFNNVIGSRLTNLSQENPLELKNILAILYETGIPLSLWIRPDANPELNCQEKLDPICQCPLEKLPEIIKNRRSAAWLEDNHIGNHLSLLWDDYQLVPPNYPLLMP is encoded by the coding sequence ATGGTTGCATCTCTAGAATTTTCTGTGGTCAGAATTTATAAGCAACGAAAAAATCAAGATGATAAAATAGAAATTGTTGGGGCAGGATTTCTAATATCATCAGAATACTTGATTACCTGCGCTCATGTTGTTAATGAATCTTTAGGATTAATAGTTACATCTGCTGAGAAACCCACTGACATTATTGAATGTGATTTTCCGATAATTGCATCGGGTACATCTTTAAAAACAACCGTAGAGGTTTGGTATCCGGTTAAAATTAACAGCAATGATCCCCAAGATATTGTTATCTTAAAATTAAAAGATTCAGTTCCTTCACAAGCTCAACCAGTTTCTTTAATTACCTATGAAATAGGAGATTTATCTGATCATAATTATAAAGCTTATGGTTTTTCCAGAAACGACGGTGTCTGGTCTGATGGTAAGATACAAGGTGATATTGCTAACAACAAAATTCAGATAGAAGATAATAAAAGCACGGGATATGCTGTAGAAGGTGGGTTTAGTGGGACAGCTATCTGGGATGAGCAATTGGGGGGAGTAGTGGGGATGGCAGTAATGGCTGATAAGGAAAAATTGGTTGCAAAATCTGCATTTTTTATTCCTACTAATGTTCTTTTAAAAGCTTGGGATAGGTTGCTAGATATAGCACAAGTAGAGGGAAGAATACCTGAAATTATCTCCTGGATTAGATGTGTATTTGAAAACAATAATTATCAAGATCAACTTAATACAGCTTATGAAAATTTAGTAATTGAAGTGGGGGATCATTTAGTGGATTTACCTAGAGTAATTACTTCCTCTTGGTCTGATTTTATAGAAATAATCTATCAATTAGATGAAAGACATTTTACCTATGCTTCTCGATCAAAATTTTCTTGGTTAGAAATATTTATTGGCTATTTAATCATTCAGTTAACCTCAACAGATGCTCTGGCAAAGTTATTAAAAGAATGGCTAAAAAAATATCAAACAAAATGGGAAGTTTTAATCAATACTTTAGAAAATAATCTTAAGCATCGCTTACCAAATATCGCTCAAAAATCAACAGACAAAAATCCCTGCTTATTTGTTAGCCTTACAGAAGAAAACAAATCTTTAATGCTGAGAGCTTGGATTGTTAAAGATATCAACAATTATCATCCCACAGAAAAAGAACCTCAAAAACGTGGAGAATATCAATCTTTAACCCCCAATGAAGGAATAAGTCTGGGTAATCATCTCCAAGAAAATGAATTGATTAATCACCTGAAAAAATTTAAACGAGAATCAGAAAATATCTGTCAATCTTCCCTAGAAAAAGTTCAATTTTTTCTACCCTATAGATTTATTGAAAAAGAGATTAAACCGATTGATTTATTTTTAATTGATGAAGTGGCAACAGCTACAGGCTGCGATCCTCATCATTGGGGAGTCGATCATGAGATAATCATGAGATTTTCAGAACGAATAACAGCCGAAAATATCAACAATCAACAAAGCTATTTATGGATGAAAAAATGCCAACTTTTTCGGAATATACAGCAACAAAATTTGAGCCAAATCTTAAAGTGTGAAGAAGAAATACAACAACTGATCGAATCAAACAATCAGCAAACAGTTATCTTAAAAAAAACTCTGGCAAATAATGACCATCCGAATAAAATACTCAAATATCATAAATTTAACAATGTTATCGGTTCAAGGTTAACTAATCTCAGTCAAGAAAACCCCTTAGAGTTAAAAAATATTCTAGCCATTTTATACGAAACTGGAATCCCTTTATCTCTGTGGATACGACCCGATGCTAACCCAGAACTTAACTGTCAGGAAAAATTAGACCCTATCTGTCAATGTCCACTAGAGAAATTACCAGAAATAATTAAAAATAGACGTTCTGCTGCTTGGTTAGAAGATAATCATATTGGGAATCATCTATCATTACTTTGGGATGACTATCAGCTTGTTCCCCCCAACTATCCACTTTTGATGCCATAA
- a CDS encoding CU044_2847 family protein, with protein MTRLVEFTSDEGTIYIEVDEKLPLPKPKPEDELISRTDQIAVKAAQSFEDALNGIKPVANALINKVKSLNEPADQVEVKFGIKMTVGLGAIIASGSVDVNYEITLKWDNKEKNKQSSTQ; from the coding sequence ATGACTCGTTTAGTGGAATTTACCTCGGACGAGGGTACTATTTACATCGAGGTGGATGAAAAGTTACCCTTACCCAAACCGAAACCAGAAGATGAACTTATTAGTCGAACAGATCAAATAGCTGTTAAAGCCGCTCAATCTTTTGAAGACGCATTAAATGGCATAAAACCCGTGGCAAATGCCCTAATTAATAAGGTTAAAAGTTTGAATGAACCTGCTGATCAGGTAGAGGTCAAGTTTGGGATAAAAATGACTGTTGGACTAGGGGCTATTATTGCATCTGGCAGCGTCGATGTTAATTATGAAATTACCTTAAAATGGGATAACAAGGAAAAAAATAAGCAATCATCTACTCAATGA
- a CDS encoding DUF3782 domain-containing protein: protein MSEPVTLEDIYQLFRASAEEFDRRLRESDLRRAEMERIFAEAKLESDRQTAELERRAAEAKLESDRQTAELERRAAEAKLESDRRAAEAERSMAELKRTVERTSKAVDSLTTRWGRFVEELVEPAVLRLFQEKGLDIKEVYPRARVKRQGIAMEIDILGVDDTDLVVVECKSRLSQDDVDEFIEKLTRFKIAFPHYKNYQAYGAVAGIEINKGVDRYAYRKGLFVIKPSGDTVAIINDADFQPNTW from the coding sequence ATGAGTGAACCTGTAACCCTTGAGGATATTTACCAGCTATTCCGCGCTTCCGCCGAGGAGTTTGATCGCCGTTTAAGGGAAAGCGATCTTCGTCGAGCGGAAATGGAACGTATCTTTGCCGAAGCGAAATTAGAAAGCGATCGCCAGACCGCCGAACTTGAGCGCCGGGCTGCCGAAGCGAAATTAGAAAGCGATCGCCAGACCGCCGAACTTGAGCGCCGGGCTGCCGAAGCGAAATTAGAAAGCGATCGCCGGGCCGCCGAAGCCGAGCGCTCGATGGCAGAACTGAAACGCACCGTAGAACGAACCAGCAAAGCGGTAGATAGTCTGACCACTCGCTGGGGTCGATTTGTGGAAGAATTGGTAGAACCGGCGGTTTTACGGCTTTTTCAGGAAAAAGGCCTTGATATTAAGGAAGTTTATCCCCGTGCCAGAGTCAAACGTCAGGGGATTGCCATGGAAATTGATATCCTAGGGGTGGATGATACCGATCTCGTGGTGGTGGAATGTAAATCTCGATTATCTCAAGATGATGTGGATGAATTTATCGAAAAATTGACTCGTTTTAAAATTGCTTTTCCCCATTACAAAAACTATCAAGCTTACGGTGCAGTCGCCGGTATTGAAATTAACAAAGGTGTAGATCGCTATGCCTATAGAAAAGGTTTATTCGTGATTAAACCCTCTGGGGATACGGTGGCAATTATTAATGATGCTGACTTTCAACCAAATACTTGGTAA